The nucleotide window CGATGGTACCGAGACCATTAAATTGCCATCTGGTTATAAAGTAAATGATCCGCCAAAAAGTGATTCACTGGATGAAACCTATGCCTTTTTCATGGCCACAAGTGACATGGCCAAAAAGGGACTGGTTATCAACCAGAAAGCCGAGGTTCGAAGACGGCAGATTCCGCCCGATGGTTATGCTGGTTTCCGAAAGGTAATTATGGGAGCGAATGACTTCTACGACACTGTTTTCCGGGCCGAGAAAGGGGGTGCCCGATGAGAATCCTTCACCTGCTTTCTGTTATTACAATTTTGCTGCTGGTTACCCTCCTAACCGCAGAATCTTCAAGAGCCCAGATGTCGATCTCCGGACAACAGGATATCGGTCAGTTAATGAAAATCGCCCGCGAGCAGTACAACCTTGCCGATGAAGATGCTGTTATTCTTTTTGATGGTCAAAGACAGGCTTGGTCCGAGGACGGCCGTCTGACAACTTATGTTCATCGTATTATCTGGATTGCCACCGACGTGGCCATCAACAAGTACGGGGATCATCGGATTCCTTATGATGATGCCAATTGTACCTACCATGTTGTCACGGTCCGTACCTGGCATGACAGCACCTGGTGGATAACGGGAGAAACCGGAATCGTGGAAACGCTTCCCGAGGAGGTCGAAACAGCTTACGATTATACCAACCTGCGGGAGATGATGCTTCTGCATAATGGGATCGAGGTGCCCTGTATTATTGAAGTGGCTTATTACATCGAAGATAAACGGCCTTTCCGAAGCGGAGCCGATGGGGTATGGTTGTTTGAGCGAGAGGATCCCTGTGTCATGTCATGGTTCGGCCTGAGCCTTAAAGAGGGAGCTATCCCTCAGGTTAAGGCTCCGGTTGATGCCGTTTATGAGAATAAAACCGATCCTAACACCGGTCTGACCGATCACTGGTGGAAAATGGGACCGCTGCCGGCCAGAAAACGCCCGGCCGCGGTCGATCCGGCTGCTTACACGCCGCATCTTTCCTGGTCGACCTGGACCTCATGGACTGCCCTCGGTAACTATTTCAAAGGCGCTTTCGAACCTGCCGCCGTTCTTGACAGTACTCTCCAGGCGCAGGTCGATTCCGCCATTGAGAATGCCCGGACCGAAAACGAAAAGGCATCGCTTCTGGCTGAATTCGTCAATCAGCGTACCAGATATATCGACTACCCGGAATCCTTCTGGCAGTTTTCACCGCGTCCCGCCGTGGTGACATACAATACCGGATACGGTCATCGCCTTGATCGGGCCATTCTGGCCGCGGCCCTGATGCAACGCGCGGGTCTGAAAATCCGGCCCATTTTCCTCAGCACCGGTTTCGGCAATATTGACGAAAATGTTCCCACCCTGGCCCGTTTCGCCGGACTCGGATTGTGGATTTCGGGAGACGATCTCGAAGTGTATTTCGATCCTTCCGATGGCGCTCTTTATCGAGGGTTGGGGCGGCTTTACAGCCGGACCGCCTGGTCACCCGGTTTCGATGAGATACCGACTATCCGGCTGAATGGTGACACCGAAGCCAACCAGATTTTCATCAGAATCGATCTGGATATGGACGCCGGGCTGGATACCGTGACCGGAAGCGGTTTCCTTTCCGGAGATAACGGCCTGAATCCTTATGGACAGATGAGTGGTCTGCATGATGAAACCGGGGCATTTCTCGGTGAATTGATTT belongs to Candidatus Zixiibacteriota bacterium and includes:
- a CDS encoding DUF3857 domain-containing protein; the encoded protein is MRILHLLSVITILLLVTLLTAESSRAQMSISGQQDIGQLMKIAREQYNLADEDAVILFDGQRQAWSEDGRLTTYVHRIIWIATDVAINKYGDHRIPYDDANCTYHVVTVRTWHDSTWWITGETGIVETLPEEVETAYDYTNLREMMLLHNGIEVPCIIEVAYYIEDKRPFRSGADGVWLFEREDPCVMSWFGLSLKEGAIPQVKAPVDAVYENKTDPNTGLTDHWWKMGPLPARKRPAAVDPAAYTPHLSWSTWTSWTALGNYFKGAFEPAAVLDSTLQAQVDSAIENARTENEKASLLAEFVNQRTRYIDYPESFWQFSPRPAVVTYNTGYGHRLDRAILAAALMQRAGLKIRPIFLSTGFGNIDENVPTLARFAGLGLWISGDDLEVYFDPSDGALYRGLGRLYSRTAWSPGFDEIPTIRLNGDTEANQIFIRIDLDMDAGLDTVTGSGFLSGDNGLNPYGQMSGLHDETGAFLGELISSILDKANLINHNQERFDLFNVTTGFEFALPKIEPDDNQRIPLVINDPSFGIANMLPDDIALYDQNRQSPVRFQCLLHQKVEIHLNLNGYKPVYLPESRTVTNEAGQLTISVTQKDDRIVYIRELSFTSAVFDSDLWPALRELLLANNHKRNRVIYLAADED